The region AGGAAGCTTCCCTCTGCCCCTCAAGGCCAGTCACCCCCGCTCTTCTCCGTCCGCGCCGTCTTTATGGGCGATCACGTGGAGATTGGCTGTCAGGATGTGACCTCGCACCTGGCCGGTTTCCGAGGCAATCCGAAGCACCGTCAGAGCCCGGAACATGTGCCAAACCGCGGCTTGCAGACCACTTTTTAATCCGTGCACCCCCACGGGTGGAATCTCCACAGCTTCTATGAGGCCGAAGCCGAGCGGTTGGAGCAGCTGGTTGAAAGCCTCCCTCGTAAAGAGCCTTTCATGGGTCAGGTCGGACCAATAGATTTGGCCGCTATAGGCAGAGCCGCCATTGGGAACCCTGATGATCAGACGGCCGCCGGGCTTCAGGGTACGGGCGATCTCGTGGCTGGCCGCAAGAAGCTCAGGCCGCGTCAGATGCTCCAATATATCAAAGGCGATGATAGCTTCGAAAGCACCGTTTGGGCTCGTTTTCAGCAGTTCCAAGCCGTCAGCATGGCGCAGTTTGGCGGATGTGTGCCGGGCAGCCGTCTGTAGTAGGGCACCCGAAATATCGACTCCGGTCAGATCGCTGTAGCCGAGCGACTGCGCGGCGGCCAGCAGCAGTCCGTCGCCACAACCGAAGTCCAAGATCGCCCCCGTTTTGTTGGGAGGGAGCAAGCGGCGCATGACAGGGACGTGGCCTTGCAAACGCCTTTGCCAATCCGTCTCGGTGTCATTGCCAAAGATGACATGCGTCTCATGATAGTTGCCGTAAATATAGTGCTTGAATTGATCAAGCTCGCTGACCTCCGCGAGTCCGTTGGCCTTCGTATGAGTCTCGGTCTCTTGAGTCTCAGTCTCTGGCGCGGCTAATGACATGGGCTGTTTCCAGGCTGCGGGGCTATGAGATTACACCTTGGAACACCAAGGCACGCACCGCAAGGGGCGATGGGATGCGGCAAAGGGCGGGTTGCAATCGGGACCGCGCGCTTTGTCGCGCGAAAACAGAGCCCGGATAAATTGACCTCCGGCGGCACCGGTATTATCTCATTGTCATGGCTTTACGGACGATTCTGACCCTTCCCGATCCGCGGTTGCGCCAAAAATGCGCGCCGGTTGCTGAGATCGATGCGAGCATTCACGCGCTGCTGGATGATATGCTCGAAACCATGTATGCGGCGCCAGGCATCGGTCTCGCCGCGATCCAGATCGCGGTACCGAAGCGGATTCTCGTGCTGGATGTGGCAAAACGCGAGGACGAAAATGCCGCGCCGGAGCCGCTGTGCATCATCAATCCGGAAATTCTCTGGGTGTCGGAGGAGCTTTCCATCTATCAAGAAGGCTGCCTGTCGATCCCGGATTTTTACGAGGACGTCGAGCGTCCGGCCCGAGTGCGCACCCGCTTTACCGGCCGCGACGGCCGCGCTCAGGAAATCGAGGCGAACGGACTTTTGGCGACCTGCTTGCAGCATGAAATCGACCATTTGAACGGTGTTCTGTTCATCGATCATCTGTCGCGGTTGAAGCGGGACCGCATTACGAGAAAATTCGCCAAAACCGCCAAGCATGGGAGTCCTTCGCCCAAGAAGGGCGCGAGCAAGGAGCAAGCGGCTGCTGACGGTTAAGTAGAAGCCTCCGCGATCTCTTTAAGCAAACTCTCCCGAACCAGGCCTCACCATTGCGCATCGTCTTCATGGGGACCCCGGACTTCGCGGTGCCCGCGCTTGCCAGACTGATCAGCCAGGGTCATCATGTCGCGGCCGTCTATACGCGGGCGCCGCAGCCTGGCGGCCGGCGTGGTCTCGAATTAAAACCCTCTCCGGTCCATGCGGCGGCGCTGCTTTTTGGCCTGGACGTCGTCACGCCGCTAACGCTTCGCGTGGACGATGCTGTCGCGACCCTGCGCGGTTTCAGACCCGATGTGGTGGTCGTCGCGGCCTATGGCTTGATCCTGCCGAAAGCCATTCTCGATGTTCCACCAAAAGGCTGCCTCAACCTGCACGCATCGCTGCTGCCGCGCTGGCGCGGCGCCGCGCCCATCCAGCGGGCGATCATGGCGGGCGACCTTGAGACCGGGGTGATGGTGATGCGCATGGAAGAAGGGCTCGATACGGGCCCGGTCGCGCTCACCGAACGCTTCGCGATTGACCCTGATGCGAATGCTGGGGACCTCACCGAAATACTCGCCCAAGCTGGCGCCGGATTGATCACGAAGGCCCTGGCCATGCTGGAGAAGGACAGCCTTATCTTCGTCCCGCAGGCCGAGGAAGGCGTGACCTACGCCCACAAAATCGACAAGGCGGAAGCGCGGATCGATTGGCAAAGGTCTGCCATAGATCTGCATAA is a window of Methylocapsa sp. D3K7 DNA encoding:
- a CDS encoding class I SAM-dependent methyltransferase, with the protein product MSLAAPETETQETETHTKANGLAEVSELDQFKHYIYGNYHETHVIFGNDTETDWQRRLQGHVPVMRRLLPPNKTGAILDFGCGDGLLLAAAQSLGYSDLTGVDISGALLQTAARHTSAKLRHADGLELLKTSPNGAFEAIIAFDILEHLTRPELLAASHEIARTLKPGGRLIIRVPNGGSAYSGQIYWSDLTHERLFTREAFNQLLQPLGFGLIEAVEIPPVGVHGLKSGLQAAVWHMFRALTVLRIASETGQVRGHILTANLHVIAHKDGADGEERG
- the def gene encoding peptide deformylase — its product is MALRTILTLPDPRLRQKCAPVAEIDASIHALLDDMLETMYAAPGIGLAAIQIAVPKRILVLDVAKREDENAAPEPLCIINPEILWVSEELSIYQEGCLSIPDFYEDVERPARVRTRFTGRDGRAQEIEANGLLATCLQHEIDHLNGVLFIDHLSRLKRDRITRKFAKTAKHGSPSPKKGASKEQAAADG
- the fmt gene encoding methionyl-tRNA formyltransferase, translating into MGTPDFAVPALARLISQGHHVAAVYTRAPQPGGRRGLELKPSPVHAAALLFGLDVVTPLTLRVDDAVATLRGFRPDVVVVAAYGLILPKAILDVPPKGCLNLHASLLPRWRGAAPIQRAIMAGDLETGVMVMRMEEGLDTGPVALTERFAIDPDANAGDLTEILAQAGAGLITKALAMLEKDSLIFVPQAEEGVTYAHKIDKAEARIDWQRSAIDLHNLVRGLAPMPGAYFEADLGKGLERVKILRARIAEGTGVAGCVLDEHLTIACGEGALRLIEVQRSGRAPMAAADFLRGVRLPAGTLLTQKSDAAL